Below is a window of Toxoplasma gondii ME49 unplaced genomic scaffold asmbl.41, whole genome shotgun sequence DNA.
gaccctaaaccctaaaaacctaaaccctaaaccctaaaccctaaaccctaaaccctaaaccctaaaccctaaaccctaaaccctaaaccctaaaccctaaaccctaaaccctaaaccctaaaccctaaaccctaaaccctaaaccctaaaccctaaaccctaaccctaaaccctaaaccctaaaccctaaaccctaaaccctaaaaccctaaaccctaaaccctaaaccctaaaccctaaaccctaaaccctaaaaccctaaaccctaaaccctaaaccctaaaccctaaaccctaaaccctaaaccctaaaccctaaaccctaaaccctaaaccctaaaccctaaaccccaaaccctaaaccctaaaccctaaaccctaaaccctaaaccctaaaccctaaaccctaaaccctaaaccctaaaccctaaaccccaaaccctaaaccctaaaccctaaaccctaaaccctaaaccctaaacctaaaccctaaacctaaaccctaaaccctaaaccctaaaccctaaacccctAAACCCcaaaccctaaaccctaaaccctaaaccctaaaccctaaaaaacccCTAAACCCTAACCCTAACCCCTAAACCCTgaaccctaaaccctaaaacccTAAGCTCTCTAAAAACCTAAACCGTTATGTAAACCCTTGAATAAACCGCAATGCGTTGGCTTTATATGTGAATGCTCGTTGCTGCAAACAACATATAACCCTGAATCCCGCAGACAAGCAGCCTAAACGTCGCATAGTGCAGTTGGCAACCGGCTGTGGCTCCTCTAGCGTACGGGTTTTTCTTGTTGGTGACATCTCAGTTGTCTTGTTCAGGGATACATCGGTTTCTGATGGACTGCGAACAGGATCAAAAAATTCGGCCCCCACAAGTAAAAGCAGCCACTTGTAAAAATCGCGCTCACGCACTGAAGGCGAGCTACTGCATCTATCTTTGGGCAATCATCTGCCAGAGACCGCCCACAAAAAGTAAGTCACCTACCTAGAATAACCGCGTTCATGTTTCTTCGCAGTGAACAGCGCTATTGAGGTGTCTACGTGTGTGATTACAGATGTTCGCGTTATGACAAAGTTCCTGACGCGAAATATGAGATGTGTGCGAGTATATGCAGTCGGTGAAGTAGCCGACACAAGCTGGAAACAGTTGTGGAAATTCACTAGACTGAATGACTCATACAGTACCCTGTTAAAGATTGTTGACTTGCGCTTTACTGCCTTCCGCTTTCCTATAACAGTTCCTCCCTTTTTGGCAGACGGCAGACGTGGGCGACGACGCGGGCAGACATGAGAGTCGCCACGTGTGCACTGGCCGTCCCCTAACAGCCAAGCAGAGCATTTCTCGCTGTATCACTagtctgtgtttttttgaCATCCAAGAACAAAAATAAGAACAGATTCACATACACAGCAGAAAATATACGGGAAATGTTTTACTGTACAGCCATACACACGCAATAAAAGgcgctcttctttttcttcttcattctACGCGGACATGTGTAAACAGAATGCTACCAGAGATAAAAACGGTCACATGCTTTCGAAGGATGCCAGTTCTTATGACGTTGTCCTTCACGACAGAATGCAGAGTAAATCTACCTTCCTGTAATTCCTCCTATTTTCCATGGTGACCAACCCCACGTCCTCCTCCTCGATGTTTTCGTTCAGTGCCGGCTAGCGACGTCAGCGACGAAGATGAGCCACTGGCAATCCACCAGGACAGACATTAAGCGTTGCTCAGTCTCAATCGCTGCTTCACCTAGCGGTTCAGCCACTCTTTCCGTCTGGAtatctcctcttctcgtgcTTGCAAGTACAAGCAAATttgtttagggtttaggggtTGCTTCACGTGCCTAAACAGTCGCAGTAAGAACACATAACCAAAAGTTATGAGAGATCCACCTTTCCCACATGGTACTGAGATGGCGGAAGCAGCAAGATACGAACTGCGCCCTTCTGAGCAGAATTCCTCTTAACGGAGGCGGAGGTTGGCACGTCCGCTGTCCACGCAAAGGTTCTCCACACCAAcggcagcagcggcgcagTAGTCCTCTTACTCCACTTGGTATTTGGTCAGTCGTAAAGGCTGAGGCGCTCTCCGCGTCTGGATGCTCATCTACTCATATTAGACTGTAGGCATTGCATGACCCTTCCCCACAGTATCAGAGCTGTCTACTGTAACGGCCTGGAAGCGATTTTTAACGTATTACTGTTCAAAATCGAATTGATCACTACCGCGGCAATTTCAATAGGCGAGCAAATTAAAGAGAGTATCCCGTATCCCTCATGGTGATGAAGCGCTCGTCGGCCCCAACTACAACAGATTCCAGATCCCCTTCGACAGCGGCTACGACGTGGGCCTGCACCACAGACGCTTCTTGGTGGCGACCAgcgtccttcgcctccgtcaTTTGACACACGCCTTCCCGGGTGGTAGGTGAGAGAACGACACATGCGCCACAGGCGTCCAGCTGCGGGAGGTCATCCGCAATAACAACACTTTCTTCCCCAGCATTTCGTGTCGACCTCGTGTCTCCGATCCAATGTGCCACACCACCGCATGGCACTTCGGGCGAAACCAAGGAATGCTGCCATTCAGCATCCAGCGACATTATCATTAACGCACGCTGAATATGATTCAAAGGGAACTGATGGATTTTTGTGTTCGACCAAGCTCAAGCTGAGTTTGCACATCTAGTCACACACTTCGCAACCGCAAAATTTCAAACCCACTTTGGTCCTGTTGCTGCTATTGGCGCACTGTTGCGTCTGGTTCCATCCCCGCTGCATACGCGCAGGACGCTCCGACGCTCCGCACCTCACCTGGCTCCTCCGCCACACTCCTCACCACGGTGGTACACACGCTCCGGACTGCTGCCTATCACGGTGAGAGCCAGTGTAAAGCCGTGGACAACTCGTGCCGGGACTGAGCCAGGACAGGCAAAGATGCTTTAGGGCACCATGAGACGTATATTATCTTGTACGGAAGAACTGCTGGTACGAGAGACCTTCTGAGAGACAAGACGTCGGGTGGCTGGACCACAGGCCACGTACCTTGACACCGCTCACCACTACGGGTTCAATCGTGTTGGACGCGGGCACCTGTGAAATAGTCCCATAACCCACATGGTTGACGTTTGCTTGCGGCAACGTCTGTCTAGCCACGCACATAGTCCCCACACACAACCAAAACCTGCCCCGGCGGATATGGCGCAGGAAGCTATCCAATGAACTTACTGCGGTAAACATCGATGCCTGTAACACCACACCGTG
It encodes the following:
- a CDS encoding hypothetical protein (encoded by transcript TGME49_322500) produces the protein MIMSLDAEWQHSLVSPEVPCGGVAHWIGDTRSTRNAGEESVVIADDLPQLDACGACVVLSPTTREGVCQMTEAKDAGRHQEASVVQAHVVAAVEGDLESVVVGADERFITMRDTGYSL